In Syntrophotaleaceae bacterium, a genomic segment contains:
- a CDS encoding helix-turn-helix transcriptional regulator: MPYGPRRHGWGRGPQGGGFGNIPRFIEPVLLYLLKKLGRAHGYQLAAELPEHSLTGALVDRGALYRTLRQLEENGHVTSDWDVSGQGPAKRLYRLTPAGDTFLRQWTALIEQMVGAMGDFVEKVRELEK; this comes from the coding sequence ATGCCCTACGGCCCCCGTCGCCACGGTTGGGGACGAGGCCCCCAGGGAGGCGGCTTCGGCAACATTCCCCGCTTTATCGAACCGGTCTTGCTCTACCTGCTGAAGAAGCTCGGCCGGGCTCACGGCTACCAGTTGGCCGCCGAGCTTCCTGAACACAGTCTGACCGGCGCTCTGGTCGATCGCGGCGCCCTGTACCGGACCTTGCGGCAACTGGAGGAAAACGGGCATGTGACCTCCGATTGGGACGTTTCCGGACAGGGGCCAGCCAAAAGGCTTTACCGGCTGACGCCTGCCGGCGACACCTTTCTGCGCCAATGGACGGCGCTGATTGAACAGATGGTCGGGGCCATGGGAGATTTCGTGGAAAAGGTCCGGGAACTGGAAAAATAG
- a CDS encoding DUF4177 domain-containing protein yields MLQYKVVETSLVTDQALEEILNEWTAAGWHFEGIQFAMREASKRPAMAFVLFTRPAAASE; encoded by the coding sequence ATGCTTCAATACAAAGTCGTGGAAACCAGCCTGGTCACAGACCAGGCTTTGGAGGAGATCCTCAATGAGTGGACGGCGGCCGGCTGGCATTTCGAGGGGATTCAGTTCGCCATGCGGGAGGCGAGCAAGCGGCCGGCCATGGCTTTCGTGCTGTTTACCCGGCCGGCCGCTGCAAGTGAATAA
- the asnS gene encoding asparagine--tRNA ligase — translation MTAYHGLRQGRIRIRDILGMEKAGGEILVRGWARTVRRSREVAFVALNDGSCFASLQIVLTSDLENFEEAVRCGTGACLEVVGQLAHSPASGQQWEIHARQARILGASDGDFPLQKKRHSFEFLRTIAHLRPRTNAFGAVFRVRNTLAFAVHRFFQERGFLYVQTPIITANDCEGAGEMFRVTTLDPADPPKIDGRIDWRQDFFADKTGLTVSGQLQGELFAQAFSDIYTFGPTFRAENSNTSRHAAEFWMIEPEMAFADLADDCALAEDFLRYLVTCALQECGEDLAFFDERIEPGLITRLEALAKAEFQVMTYTEAVRQLEKSGRDFEFPVAWGIDLQSEHERYLTEQVIGGPLFVTDYPEGLKAFYMRRNDDGKTVAAMDLLVPRVGEIIGGSQREERLNVLQEKMRAIGIDPESLQWYLDSRRWGSCPHAGFGLGFERLLMYVTGMENIRDVIPFPRTPGNARF, via the coding sequence ATGACTGCATATCATGGCCTGCGCCAGGGGCGCATCCGCATCAGGGACATACTCGGCATGGAAAAGGCCGGCGGGGAGATTCTCGTTCGCGGCTGGGCGCGAACAGTGAGGCGCAGCCGGGAGGTGGCTTTCGTCGCCCTCAACGACGGCTCCTGTTTTGCGTCTCTGCAGATCGTGCTGACTTCCGACCTGGAGAATTTCGAGGAAGCGGTCCGCTGCGGAACCGGAGCCTGTCTGGAAGTGGTGGGGCAACTGGCACACTCTCCGGCTTCGGGACAGCAATGGGAGATCCATGCGCGGCAGGCCAGAATTCTCGGGGCCAGCGACGGGGATTTCCCCCTGCAGAAAAAAAGGCACTCCTTCGAGTTTCTGCGCACCATCGCTCATCTGCGGCCGCGCACGAACGCCTTCGGGGCCGTTTTTCGGGTGCGCAACACCCTGGCGTTCGCCGTCCACCGCTTTTTTCAGGAACGGGGCTTCCTCTATGTACAGACGCCGATCATTACCGCCAACGACTGCGAGGGTGCAGGGGAGATGTTTCGGGTGACGACCCTCGATCCGGCCGATCCTCCCAAAATCGACGGCCGCATCGATTGGCGTCAGGATTTCTTTGCCGATAAGACCGGCCTGACCGTGAGCGGCCAGTTGCAGGGCGAACTGTTCGCCCAGGCCTTTTCCGATATCTACACCTTCGGTCCGACCTTCCGTGCCGAAAATTCCAATACCAGTCGCCATGCGGCCGAGTTCTGGATGATCGAGCCCGAAATGGCCTTTGCCGACCTGGCGGACGATTGCGCTCTGGCCGAGGACTTCCTGCGCTACCTGGTGACCTGTGCCCTGCAGGAGTGCGGCGAGGACCTGGCCTTCTTCGACGAGCGGATCGAACCAGGCCTGATCACCCGACTCGAGGCCCTGGCCAAAGCCGAATTCCAGGTGATGACCTACACCGAGGCGGTGCGGCAGTTGGAGAAGTCGGGACGGGATTTCGAGTTTCCGGTGGCCTGGGGAATCGATCTGCAGTCGGAACACGAACGGTATCTGACCGAGCAGGTGATCGGCGGTCCGCTTTTCGTGACCGATTATCCGGAGGGGCTCAAGGCCTTCTACATGCGCCGCAACGATGACGGCAAAACCGTGGCCGCCATGGACCTGCTGGTGCCGAGGGTCGGCGAAATCATCGGAGGCAGCCAGCGGGAGGAGCGGCTCAACGTGTTGCAGGAAAAGATGCGGGCCATCGGCATCGACCCCGAAAGCCTCCAGTGGTATCTCGACAGCCGCCGCTGGGGCAGCTGTCCCCACGCCGGCTTCGGCCTCGGCTTCGAACGCCTGCTGATGTACGTGACCGGCATGGAAAACATCCGGGACGTCATCCCCTTCCCCAGGACTCCGGGGAACGCGCGGTTTTGA
- the trpS gene encoding tryptophan--tRNA ligase encodes MRVLSGIQPSGSLHLGNYFGMMKKMVDYQEHHELFCFIANYHAMTTVTDGKTLARGTLEAAANFLALGLDPEKSVFWVQSDVPEVQELTWVLSNFTPMGLLERCHSYKDKVARGIAPNHGLFAYPVLMAADILLFGGELVPVGKDQKQHLEVARDIAIKFNNEYGEILTVPEPDIDDQVATIPGLDGQKMSKSYKNTIDLFLDEKALRKQVMRIVTDPTPVEDPKDPERCNVFAIYRLFLDREQEAELRRRYQAGGLGYGEVKQELFETVRDFFAPFTERRNELLADQDGLRRTLAMGAEKARQAGSKILRKVRKKTGIAY; translated from the coding sequence ATGCGCGTGCTATCCGGCATTCAGCCCTCCGGCTCCCTGCATCTGGGCAACTATTTCGGCATGATGAAAAAGATGGTCGACTACCAGGAGCATCACGAACTGTTCTGCTTCATCGCCAACTATCATGCCATGACCACCGTGACCGACGGCAAGACCCTGGCCCGCGGCACCCTGGAAGCCGCGGCCAATTTCCTGGCCCTCGGCCTCGACCCCGAAAAGAGCGTGTTCTGGGTGCAGTCCGACGTGCCCGAGGTACAGGAACTCACCTGGGTGCTGTCCAACTTCACCCCTATGGGTCTGCTCGAACGCTGCCACAGCTACAAGGACAAGGTGGCCCGCGGCATCGCCCCGAATCACGGGCTGTTCGCCTATCCGGTGCTGATGGCAGCCGACATCCTGCTCTTCGGGGGGGAACTGGTTCCGGTGGGCAAGGACCAGAAACAGCACCTGGAAGTGGCCCGCGACATCGCCATCAAGTTCAACAACGAGTACGGCGAGATTCTGACTGTCCCGGAACCGGACATCGACGACCAGGTGGCCACCATCCCCGGCCTCGACGGGCAGAAGATGAGCAAGAGCTACAAGAACACCATCGACCTGTTCCTGGACGAGAAGGCCCTGCGCAAACAGGTGATGCGCATCGTCACGGATCCCACGCCGGTGGAGGATCCGAAGGACCCGGAACGCTGCAATGTTTTCGCCATTTACCGGCTGTTTCTCGACAGGGAGCAGGAAGCCGAACTGCGTCGCCGCTACCAAGCCGGAGGCCTTGGCTACGGCGAGGTGAAACAGGAGCTGTTCGAAACCGTTCGTGACTTTTTCGCCCCCTTCACTGAACGGCGCAACGAGCTGCTCGCCGACCAGGACGGCCTGCGGCGTACACTGGCCATGGGCGCCGAAAAAGCCCGGCAGGCGGGTTCAAAAATCCTGCGCAAGGTCCGCAAGAAGACAGGCATCGCCTATTGA
- the polA gene encoding DNA polymerase I — translation MTEQQSPRLFLIDGSSYIYRAYYAIRQLSNSRGQATNAVFGFTNMLLKVMREERPDHLAVVFDAKGPSFRKELYPEYKANRAAMPEDLRPQIPLIKQVVRAFNLPALELTGYEADDIIATLARRFAAKGMEVTVVTGDKDLMQIVDDRIGLLDTMKDQRTGLAEVAERFGGSPDKVVEVQALAGDSSDNVPGIPGIGEKTARELILQFGTVENLLANIDQVSGKKRQENLRQFREQALLSKQLVRLVDDLPLDIDYDSFTIGEPERPALTALFKELEFHKLLQEFSCDERANGDGYRAVLSEGQLDELIQALERAGRFAFDTETTCLLASRADLVGLSFAVQAGEGWYLPLGHRYLGAPEQLDRGLALKKLKPLMADPKLVKIAQNAKYDLLVLRRAGVEVKGLVCDTMLASYLGNPAAKSHGLDSLAADLLGYRTITYAEVAGNGKNQVCFEEVEVEKATVYAAEDADITLRLAAKLEPLLDETGQRKLFDEVEMPLVEVLTDMEWTGVRIDSALLNELSRSLESRMVELEADIHDLAGRPFNVCSPRQLGEVLFEHLKLARGKKTKTGWSTDVEVLTKLAEDHPIAARVLDHRSLAKLKSTYCDALPRLVHPQTGRIHTSFNQTVTATGRLSSSEPNLQNIPIRNEEGRRIREAFIPAEGSRLLAADYSQVELRILAHLADEPVLKESFAHGEDIHARTASEIFGVFLELVTPEMRRRAKTINFGVLYGMSAFGLAKALDIGRAEAQDYIDSYFSRYPRVLEFIERKKDEARRDLYVTTLLGRRCAVPEIASKNGAVRGFAERNAVNYPIQGSAADIIKVAMVRIHRRLAEEKLEARMVLQVHDELVFDVPEAELQVVESLVRKEMEGAAEMSVPLVVDIGIGDNWSEAH, via the coding sequence ATGACCGAACAGCAGTCGCCACGGCTTTTTCTCATCGATGGGTCTTCCTACATCTATCGCGCCTACTACGCCATTCGGCAGCTTTCCAATTCCCGGGGGCAGGCCACTAATGCCGTGTTCGGTTTCACCAACATGCTGTTGAAGGTCATGCGGGAGGAACGGCCGGATCACCTGGCGGTGGTATTCGACGCCAAGGGGCCTTCATTCCGCAAGGAGCTCTACCCGGAGTACAAGGCGAACCGTGCCGCCATGCCCGAGGACCTGCGCCCCCAGATACCCCTGATCAAGCAGGTGGTCCGGGCCTTCAATCTGCCGGCGCTGGAGCTGACCGGGTACGAAGCGGACGATATCATCGCGACCCTGGCCCGGCGTTTTGCGGCAAAGGGGATGGAGGTCACGGTCGTCACCGGAGACAAGGACCTGATGCAGATTGTGGATGACCGCATCGGCCTGCTCGATACGATGAAGGACCAGCGGACCGGACTGGCCGAGGTGGCCGAGCGGTTCGGGGGCTCTCCCGACAAAGTGGTGGAGGTTCAGGCTCTGGCAGGGGACAGCTCCGACAACGTGCCCGGGATACCGGGGATCGGCGAAAAGACCGCCCGGGAGCTGATCCTGCAATTCGGAACGGTGGAGAACCTGCTGGCCAACATCGATCAGGTGTCGGGGAAAAAACGCCAGGAAAACCTGCGGCAGTTCCGTGAACAGGCGTTGCTCTCAAAGCAATTGGTGCGGCTGGTGGACGATTTGCCGCTGGACATCGATTACGACAGTTTCACCATCGGCGAACCGGAACGTCCCGCTCTGACCGCTCTGTTCAAGGAACTGGAGTTTCACAAGCTGCTGCAGGAATTTTCCTGTGACGAACGGGCCAACGGCGACGGCTACCGGGCGGTGCTGAGCGAAGGGCAGCTCGACGAGCTGATCCAGGCACTGGAAAGGGCAGGCCGTTTCGCCTTCGATACCGAAACCACCTGCCTGCTCGCCTCCCGGGCCGACCTGGTCGGCCTGTCCTTTGCCGTCCAGGCCGGCGAAGGCTGGTACCTGCCCCTCGGTCACCGCTACCTGGGAGCTCCCGAACAGCTCGACCGTGGGCTGGCTTTAAAAAAGCTGAAGCCCCTGATGGCCGATCCGAAGCTGGTCAAGATCGCCCAGAACGCCAAATACGATCTGCTGGTCCTGCGCCGTGCGGGGGTGGAGGTGAAGGGCCTGGTGTGCGACACCATGCTCGCCTCCTACCTGGGCAACCCGGCGGCCAAGTCCCATGGCCTCGACAGCCTGGCCGCCGACCTGCTCGGCTACCGGACCATCACCTATGCCGAGGTGGCCGGCAACGGTAAAAATCAGGTCTGTTTCGAAGAGGTCGAGGTGGAAAAGGCCACTGTCTATGCCGCCGAGGATGCCGATATCACCCTGCGGCTGGCCGCCAAGCTGGAACCGTTGCTGGACGAGACCGGCCAGCGCAAGCTGTTTGACGAGGTGGAAATGCCGCTGGTGGAGGTGCTGACCGATATGGAGTGGACCGGCGTGCGCATCGACAGCGCTTTGCTGAACGAGCTGTCCCGCTCCCTGGAAAGCCGGATGGTCGAGCTGGAGGCGGACATACACGACCTGGCCGGGAGACCTTTCAATGTCTGTTCGCCGCGGCAGCTGGGCGAGGTGCTGTTCGAGCATCTCAAGCTGGCCCGGGGCAAGAAAACCAAGACCGGCTGGTCCACGGATGTCGAAGTGCTCACCAAGCTGGCCGAGGACCACCCGATCGCGGCCCGGGTCCTGGATCACCGCTCCCTGGCCAAGCTCAAGAGCACCTATTGCGATGCCCTCCCCCGTTTGGTGCATCCGCAGACGGGTCGGATCCACACCTCCTTCAACCAGACCGTCACCGCCACCGGCCGGTTGTCCTCGAGCGAGCCGAATCTGCAGAACATTCCGATCCGCAATGAGGAAGGGCGCAGGATCCGGGAAGCCTTCATCCCCGCCGAGGGCAGCCGTTTGCTGGCCGCGGATTATTCCCAGGTGGAACTGCGCATCCTGGCGCACCTGGCCGATGAGCCGGTGCTCAAGGAGAGCTTCGCCCACGGCGAGGACATCCACGCCCGCACCGCCAGCGAAATTTTCGGCGTCTTTCTGGAGCTGGTGACGCCGGAGATGCGCCGCCGGGCGAAGACGATCAATTTCGGCGTTCTTTACGGCATGAGCGCCTTCGGCCTGGCCAAGGCCCTCGACATCGGCCGCGCCGAAGCACAGGATTATATCGACAGCTACTTTTCCCGCTATCCCCGGGTGCTTGAATTCATCGAAAGGAAAAAGGACGAGGCGCGCCGGGATCTTTACGTGACGACCCTCCTCGGGCGGCGCTGTGCGGTTCCGGAGATCGCCAGCAAGAACGGTGCGGTGCGCGGTTTCGCCGAACGGAATGCGGTCAATTATCCCATTCAGGGATCGGCGGCAGATATCATCAAGGTGGCCATGGTCCGTATCCACCGACGTCTCGCCGAGGAAAAACTGGAGGCCCGCATGGTGCTGCAGGTCCATGACGAACTGGTGTTCGATGTGCCCGAAGCCGAACTCCAGGTGGTCGAAAGCCTGGTTCGGAAGGAGATGGAAGGGGCGGCCGAAATGTCCGTGCCGCTGGTGGTCGACATCGGTATCGGCGATAATTGGAGTGAGGCGCATTAA
- a CDS encoding DUF1318 domain-containing protein, translated as MKKLNWLLSLTMVAVLLSCVTINIYFPAEEVRNAADRIVNEVWGEGNGKPAPEQEPAAESKPSAWLKGLFGPAAAWAAQDINVSTPEIRAIKQAMKDRTDKLRPYLQAGNIGIGADGLLAIRDTAGLDLRSRGALQRLVTEENNDRLRLYREIARANDFPDKADEVQSIFADSWRQQAAEGWYLQSKDGSWRHK; from the coding sequence ATGAAAAAGCTGAACTGGTTATTGTCATTGACCATGGTTGCGGTCCTTCTGTCCTGCGTTACCATCAATATCTATTTCCCGGCCGAAGAGGTGCGCAACGCCGCCGATCGGATCGTCAACGAGGTCTGGGGCGAGGGCAACGGAAAGCCCGCCCCCGAACAGGAACCGGCCGCCGAATCAAAGCCCTCCGCCTGGCTGAAGGGCCTGTTCGGTCCCGCAGCGGCCTGGGCGGCACAGGATATCAACGTCAGCACCCCCGAAATCCGGGCCATCAAACAGGCGATGAAGGACCGCACCGACAAGCTGCGCCCCTATCTGCAGGCGGGGAACATCGGTATCGGTGCCGACGGCCTGCTGGCGATCCGCGATACCGCCGGTCTCGACCTGCGTTCCCGTGGGGCGTTGCAGCGGCTGGTGACCGAGGAGAACAACGACCGGCTGCGGCTGTACCGGGAAATCGCGCGTGCCAATGATTTTCCTGACAAGGCCGATGAAGTCCAGTCCATCTTCGCCGATTCCTGGCGTCAGCAGGCGGCGGAGGGCTGGTATCTGCAGAGCAAGGACGGAAGCTGGCGGCATAAATAG
- the lon gene encoding endopeptidase La, which produces MNDERDQQNEQENIVGSQANTEAVEPSAPPQAEALVLAADMLPATLPIVPLRPRPIFPGILLPIVLSGKPKLKVAKKAMESQPKTIGFVLARDMDEEDSPENLHKIGVVGKVIKVLHSDENSVHLLVNCLERFSIQEIIPVEGEMVYARVKYHYAAELSVNPELQAYSMAIITALKELVQINPLYNEEIKLFLNRQSMDDPGRLADFAANLTSSDGQELQQILETFDVRKRIDRVLVLLKKELEVSRLQTKISKQIEEKISGQQREFFLREQLKAIKKELGLEKEGKVSEIEKFEKRLQKLTLNEEAQKTITEEIEKLKLIEPSSPEYNVSRNYLEWLTILPWGKFSKDSYDLQRARRVLDRDHYGLKDVKDRILEFIAVGKMKGDISGSIICLVGPPGVGKTSVGKSIAGALNRTFYRFSLGGMRDEAEIKGHRRTYIGAMPGRFIQAMKSAGTANPVLMLDEIDKIGASFQGDPASALLEVLDPEQNSTFRDHYLDVPFDLSNVLFVATANTLDTIPAPLLDRMEVIRLAGYILEEKLEIARRYLVPKALENHGLDKSQVTLRKDALEAIIDGYAREAGVRGLENLIKKIMRKAAMEFAGGRTDRITIHKKDVESYLGKPLFDEEELFEDVPGVVTGLAWTRMGGATLQIEATAMPSKGKGFKQTGQLGNVMVESSEIAYSYVMAHLEEYGADKEFFDKHFVHLHVPAGATPKDGPSAGITMTTALLSMILGKPVVKKLGMTGELTLSGRVLPIGGVKEKTIAVRRAGLKKVIFPVGNKKNFDELPDYLKEGLEVHFASDFKDVYRIAFGEG; this is translated from the coding sequence ATGAATGATGAACGGGACCAACAGAACGAGCAGGAAAACATCGTCGGATCCCAAGCCAACACCGAGGCGGTGGAGCCAAGTGCCCCACCCCAGGCTGAAGCCCTGGTTCTGGCGGCCGACATGCTGCCCGCGACTCTGCCTATAGTTCCCCTGAGGCCGCGACCGATCTTTCCCGGGATTCTCCTCCCGATCGTCCTGAGCGGCAAGCCGAAGCTGAAAGTGGCTAAAAAAGCCATGGAGTCCCAGCCCAAAACGATCGGTTTCGTCCTGGCCAGGGATATGGACGAGGAGGATTCCCCGGAAAATCTTCACAAAATCGGGGTGGTCGGCAAGGTCATCAAGGTGTTGCACAGCGACGAGAACAGCGTCCACCTGCTGGTCAACTGTCTGGAACGCTTTTCGATTCAGGAAATCATCCCCGTCGAAGGAGAGATGGTCTATGCGCGGGTGAAGTACCATTACGCCGCCGAACTGTCGGTCAACCCCGAGCTGCAGGCCTATTCCATGGCCATCATCACCGCCCTTAAGGAACTGGTGCAGATCAACCCGCTCTACAACGAGGAGATCAAACTGTTCCTCAACCGCCAGAGCATGGACGATCCCGGCCGTCTGGCCGATTTCGCCGCCAACCTCACCTCCAGCGACGGGCAGGAACTGCAGCAGATTCTCGAAACCTTCGACGTCCGCAAACGGATCGACCGGGTTCTCGTCCTGCTGAAGAAGGAGCTGGAGGTCTCCCGGCTGCAGACAAAGATCTCCAAGCAGATCGAGGAGAAGATTTCGGGCCAGCAGCGGGAATTCTTCCTGCGGGAGCAGCTCAAGGCGATCAAGAAGGAACTCGGCCTGGAAAAAGAGGGCAAGGTCAGCGAAATCGAAAAGTTCGAGAAGCGCCTGCAGAAGCTGACCCTCAACGAAGAGGCCCAGAAAACCATCACCGAAGAGATCGAAAAGCTCAAGCTGATCGAGCCGTCCTCGCCGGAATACAACGTCTCCCGCAACTACCTGGAGTGGCTGACGATACTTCCCTGGGGCAAGTTCAGCAAGGATTCCTACGATCTGCAGCGCGCCCGCCGGGTGCTGGACCGCGACCATTACGGGCTCAAGGACGTCAAGGACCGGATTCTGGAATTCATCGCCGTCGGCAAGATGAAGGGGGACATCTCCGGCTCCATCATCTGCCTGGTCGGCCCTCCGGGAGTGGGCAAGACCTCCGTCGGCAAGAGCATCGCCGGCGCCCTCAACCGCACCTTCTACCGCTTCTCCCTGGGCGGCATGCGGGACGAGGCGGAGATCAAGGGGCATCGCCGCACCTACATCGGCGCCATGCCGGGCCGCTTCATCCAGGCCATGAAGAGCGCCGGCACCGCCAATCCGGTGCTGATGCTGGATGAAATCGACAAGATCGGCGCATCCTTCCAGGGCGATCCGGCTTCGGCCCTGCTCGAGGTCCTCGACCCGGAGCAGAACAGCACCTTCCGCGATCACTACCTGGACGTGCCCTTCGACCTGTCCAACGTGCTGTTCGTGGCCACCGCCAACACCCTCGACACTATCCCCGCTCCCCTGCTGGACCGGATGGAGGTCATCCGTCTGGCCGGCTACATCCTCGAGGAAAAACTGGAGATCGCCCGCCGCTACCTGGTGCCGAAGGCGCTGGAAAACCACGGGCTGGACAAATCCCAGGTGACTCTCCGCAAGGATGCCCTGGAGGCGATCATCGACGGCTACGCCCGGGAGGCCGGGGTGCGCGGTCTGGAGAACCTGATCAAGAAGATCATGCGCAAGGCGGCCATGGAGTTTGCCGGCGGGCGGACGGATCGCATCACCATCCACAAGAAGGACGTGGAGAGCTACCTGGGTAAACCGCTCTTCGACGAGGAGGAGCTCTTCGAGGACGTGCCCGGAGTGGTGACCGGACTGGCCTGGACCCGCATGGGCGGCGCCACCCTGCAGATCGAGGCGACCGCCATGCCGAGCAAAGGCAAGGGCTTCAAGCAGACCGGCCAGCTCGGCAACGTCATGGTGGAGAGCAGCGAGATCGCCTACTCCTACGTCATGGCCCACCTCGAGGAATACGGTGCCGACAAGGAGTTTTTCGACAAACATTTCGTCCACCTGCACGTACCGGCCGGTGCCACCCCCAAGGATGGCCCTTCAGCGGGCATCACCATGACCACCGCCCTGCTCTCGATGATCCTCGGCAAGCCGGTGGTCAAGAAGCTCGGCATGACCGGGGAGCTGACCCTGAGCGGCCGGGTTCTGCCGATCGGCGGGGTCAAGGAGAAAACCATCGCCGTACGGCGGGCGGGACTGAAAAAGGTCATTTTCCCCGTCGGCAACAAGAAAAATTTCGACGAACTGCCCGACTATCTCAAAGAAGGGCTGGAGGTGCATTTCGCCTCGGATTTCAAGGATGTCTACCGCATCGCCTTCGGCGAGGGCTGA
- a CDS encoding type II secretion system protein, producing the protein MPKSHRLPGNERGAALMILLVMVMIMGLSAGIAGTTWTNVMQRAREEEMLFRGDQYRRAIGSYYSAGTTAGNYPLQVEELLKDPRYPGTVRHLRRLYPDPITGDAWELVKDSAGRILGVRGASGDKPLKTKDFPEEYEQFENAKTYRDWVFLFEPQDRSAAPAGAEAS; encoded by the coding sequence ATGCCTAAGTCCCACCGGCTTCCGGGCAACGAGCGGGGCGCGGCCCTCATGATCCTGCTGGTGATGGTCATGATCATGGGTCTTTCCGCAGGGATTGCCGGAACCACTTGGACCAACGTCATGCAGCGGGCCCGTGAAGAAGAGATGCTGTTCCGCGGTGACCAGTACCGGCGGGCCATCGGCAGTTACTACTCTGCCGGTACCACTGCGGGAAACTACCCCCTGCAGGTGGAGGAACTGCTCAAGGATCCCCGCTATCCCGGAACGGTTCGCCACCTGCGCCGGCTCTACCCGGATCCGATCACCGGGGACGCGTGGGAGCTGGTGAAGGATTCGGCCGGACGGATCCTCGGAGTGCGTGGGGCGAGCGGGGACAAACCGCTCAAGACAAAAGATTTTCCGGAAGAGTATGAGCAGTTCGAAAATGCCAAAACCTACAGGGACTGGGTATTTCTGTTCGAGCCCCAGGACCGGTCGGCTGCCCCGGCAGGGGCTGAAGCGTCGTGA
- the mgtE gene encoding magnesium transporter, whose amino-acid sequence MDQKLQVLLDTVRKLIRRGAYPNLNKVIDKSHPADIAELFTHLSPKEQQILFNLIDDTETAASVLSELDYSTGAHLLEQISHETITEVLQEMPYDDAVEIIRNMPEEIAEEILSTMQDEHSDEIEQLLQYDEDTAGGIMSTEIFSLRENTTVQQAIEALQKASDVEMVFYVYVTDPRNHLVGVLSLRQLLTVPQSTRLKDIMTTEVISVSTDKDQEEVAHLVAKYNLLAIPVVDQWNKLMGIITVDDVIDVLREEATEDIYKMAGASEEELLYGFKSIKVARLRLPWLITNLFGGIITGYLMWLFKATLEQVIALISFIPVITGMGGNVGGQSATIVVRGFATGHIDYSTLRQVFFKELRVGVLMGGVCGLTVGLVAVIWHHNPYLGLVVGLAMVCAMTVAATMGALVPAFFKKVGIDPAIATSPFVQTANDITGILIYFGTATLFLQHLN is encoded by the coding sequence ATGGATCAAAAGCTGCAAGTGCTTCTCGATACGGTAAGAAAGCTCATCCGCCGCGGCGCCTATCCCAATCTGAACAAGGTCATCGACAAGTCCCATCCCGCCGACATCGCCGAACTGTTCACCCATCTTTCCCCCAAAGAGCAGCAGATCCTGTTCAATCTCATCGACGATACCGAAACGGCGGCGAGCGTTCTTTCCGAACTCGATTACAGCACCGGGGCCCATCTGCTGGAACAGATCAGTCATGAAACGATCACCGAGGTGCTCCAGGAGATGCCCTACGACGATGCGGTGGAAATCATCCGCAACATGCCGGAGGAGATTGCCGAAGAGATCCTCAGCACCATGCAGGATGAGCACTCCGATGAAATCGAGCAGCTGCTGCAGTATGATGAGGATACAGCCGGCGGCATCATGTCGACGGAGATCTTCTCCCTGCGGGAGAATACCACCGTCCAGCAGGCCATCGAGGCGCTGCAGAAGGCCAGTGACGTGGAGATGGTTTTCTATGTCTACGTGACCGATCCCCGCAACCACCTTGTGGGGGTTCTTTCGCTGCGCCAGCTCCTGACCGTCCCGCAGTCGACGCGCCTCAAGGATATCATGACCACGGAGGTGATCAGCGTCAGCACCGACAAGGACCAGGAAGAGGTCGCTCACCTGGTGGCCAAATACAACCTCCTGGCCATCCCGGTCGTCGATCAGTGGAACAAGCTGATGGGTATCATCACTGTCGACGATGTCATCGATGTTCTGCGCGAGGAAGCCACCGAGGATATCTACAAGATGGCCGGGGCCAGCGAAGAGGAACTGCTGTACGGCTTCAAGTCGATCAAGGTCGCCCGACTGCGCCTGCCCTGGCTGATCACCAATCTTTTCGGCGGCATCATCACCGGGTACCTGATGTGGCTGTTCAAGGCTACACTGGAGCAGGTCATCGCCCTGATCTCCTTCATCCCGGTCATCACCGGCATGGGCGGCAATGTCGGTGGTCAGTCCGCCACCATCGTGGTCCGCGGGTTCGCTACCGGTCACATCGACTATTCCACCTTGCGCCAGGTCTTTTTCAAGGAACTGCGGGTCGGAGTATTGATGGGTGGAGTCTGCGGCCTGACTGTGGGACTGGTGGCCGTGATATGGCATCACAACCCCTATCTCGGTCTGGTGGTCGGTCTGGCCATGGTCTGCGCCATGACCGTCGCGGCAACCATGGGCGCTCTGGTTCCGGCCTTTTTCAAGAAAGTCGGTATCGACCCCGCGATCGCAACCAGCCCCTTTGTCCAGACCGCCAACGACATCACCGGCATCCTGATCTACTTCGGCACCGCCACCCTGTTTCTGCAGCATCTTAACTGA